Genomic segment of Williamwhitmania taraxaci:
ATTCAAAACAGGTTCGAACTGCCTTTTTGGAGTTTTTCCGAAGCAAACAACACGAAGTTGTGCCTTCCGCTCCTATGGTTGTGAAGAACGACCCTACCCTGATGTTTACCAATGCAGGGATGAACCAGTTTAAGGATATTTTTCTGAATATTTCAGCCCCAAAATACTCACGAGTAGCCAATTCACAGAAGTGTTTGCGTGTGTCGGGGAAGCACAACGACCTAGAGGAAGTAGGCCACGACACCTATCACCATACTATGTTCGAAATGCTCGGCAACTGGTCGTTCGGCAACTATTTCAAGAAAGAGGCTATCAACTGGGCTTGGGAATTTTTGGTGGAAGAACTAAAACTTCCAAAGGAAAGACTCTACGCAACGGTTTTTGAAGGAAATGCAGAAGAGGGAATTGATCCCGATAGCGAAGCGCTCGCGTTGTGGAAGCAGTATCTTCCCGAAAACAGAATTATCTGGGGAAACAAAAAAGATAACTTCTGGGAAATGGGCGATTCAGGTCCTTGTGGACCATGCAGCGAACTGCATATAGACCTTCGGTCCGATGAACTCAGAGCTCTAATTCCAGGAGAAACGCTTGTAAACACAAGCGATCCACTCGTAATTGAGGTCTGGAACTTAGTATTTATACAGTTCAACAGAAAAGCCAACGGTGCCCTTGAACCACTGCCCGCAAAACATGTGGACACAGGAATGGGCTTCGAACGTCTGTGCATGGCAGTTCAAGGAAAACAAAGCAACTACGACACTGACGTTTTCCAACCAATCATTCAAAAAATAGCATCCCTCTCGGGAAAGGTATATGGTAGCGATGCCAAAGCGGACATTGCCATGCGCGTTATTGCCGATCACCTAAGAGCCATATCCTTCGCCATTGCCGATGGACAACTACCCTCAAACGTTAAAGCAGGTTACGTTATTCGGCGTATTCTACGCCGAGCAGTACGTTACGGATTCACCTTCTTAGGCTTCACAGAACCCTCGCTCTACAAGTTGGTTCAAACGCTGGTTGACCAAATGGGTGATGCTTACCCCGACCTAAAAAAGCAGCAGCAATTGGTTGAAAAGGTTATTGCAGAGGAAGAATCATCTTTCCTTCGAACACTAGACACGGGCATAAGGCTTCTTGACCAGCACATAGAAGTGGCTCGTAAAGATGGAAAGTTAGAGATTAGTGGTAGCAGTGCATTCGAACTTTACGACACCTTTGGATTTCCGCTCGATCTTACTGAGCTAATTCTTCGCGAAAAAGGCATGAGCGTTGATCGTGATGGTTTTAACAAAGCCATGGAAGTTCAAAAGGAAAGAAGTCGGGCTGCTGCAGTTACCGAAACCGACGACTGGGTGGAGGTTAAACCACTTACCACCGTTGAGTTTGTCGGATACGACAATATCGAATCGGAGGTAAATATTTGCCGTTACCGTACCGTGAAGGCAAAAAACAAGACACTTTATCAACTGGTGTTTGACCGAACTCCATTTTATGCTGAATCGGGTGGACAAGTGGGCGATTCAGGATACATTGAAGCAGATGGAGAACGCATTGTAATTATTGACACTCAGAAGGAAAACAACCTTATTGTACACATTACTGAAACATTACCAAAAAATCCATCAGTCAGTTTTCACGCTGCCATAAACACTCACCAGAGACAGCTTACTGCCAACAACCACTCAGCAACCCACTTGCTCCATGAAGCACTAAGAGAAACACTTGGAACACATGTAGAGCAAAAAGGATCGTTGGTTAACCCCGAAAATATTCGCTTCGACTTTGCCCATTTCCAAAAACTAAGTGAGGAGGATATTGCAAAAATAGAAGCGATTGTAAACAGAAAAATCAGGGAAAACCATGCACTCGTAGAAAGAAGAAACACTCCGATTGCCGAAGCTCAGAAACTTGGAGCAATGGCTCTGTTTGGTGAAAAGTATGGAGATAGTGTTCGTGTTATCCAATTTGGCACATCTGTTGAATTATGTGGAGGAACACACGTTTCTGCCTCTGGCAAGATCGGATTCTTTAAGATCACTTCGGAGGGAGCAATCTCTGCAGGTGTTCGACGTATAGAGGCCATAACTGCCGATAGAGCAGAGCAATTCATCAACGAATCCCTCAACGAAATAAAGGAAGCGAAAACCCTACTCAACAACAACGGTCCTATTGCCCATGGAATTCAGAAGATGCTTGAAGAAAACAAGCGACTTACCAAAGAACTAGAAGGGTTGATGAAGGAGAAACTATCTATAATAAAGGAGGCGTTGAAAGCGAAAGCGAAGGTATTAAACGGTGTTACGCTCATTGCCGAAACATTCGATCTTAGCCCCGATTCAATCAAGGATCTTGCCTACCAGCTAAAGGGAGAAATCGTCAACCTCGCGTTTGTGGCAGGAAGTATTGCAGGTGGAAAGCCATCGCTCACCATCATGCTCAGCGACTCTGTGATGAAAGAAAAAGGGCTGAATGCGTCAACCATAGTTAGAGAGGCAGCTAAGGAAATACAAGGTGGTGGCGGTGGCCAACCCTTCTTTGCTTCTGCCGGCGGAAAAAACATTGACGGTATCCAAGCAGCAATAGCCAAGGCAACTAGCCTGATTACACAATAAATTTATATCTTAAAAAACACGAAGGCGCTGATTTGTTTCAGCGCTTTCATTATTTCTAAAAAGGTTGTAAATTGGGACCTGAACCTAAAACAAATAAGCATGGAACTTATTGAAAAAACAGAACCAAAATATGCAGGATTCTGGCTTCGATTTGTAGCGAATATAATTGACCAACTATTGCTACAGACAGTTATTGTAATATTTACTTTGCCACTAATTTTCGGCATGGTGACAGGAATTATTACGGCCTCAAAGGAGCAAGGCGACGCGTCAAAGGCAATTGCCATTATTAGCGTTGTAATGGGCTTTGTCGCGCTACTGTTTGCCGTATCGTTAATTGTTGGATGGCTTTACTACGCCATAATGGAGTCGTCGAAACAACAAGGTACGCTTGGGAAAATGGCCTTGGGAATAAAGGTTACCGATATAGAGGGAAACAAGATTACGTTTACTCGGGCTACCGGTCGCTATTTTGGAAAAATCATTTCGAACATGACAATTTACATCGGCTATATCATGGCTGGGTTTACGGTAAAAAAGCAAGCCTTGCACGACATCATTGCTGACTGCCTCGTCATAAAAAAAGACAACTAACCATAAAAAACGCCGAAGCAATCTTCGGCGTTTCGCTTTTTGATTGATAAATCCGCGCTTAATAGGTTTTTGTTATTCGACTATTGACAACAATCGTAAAATCGGCGTGTCCTTCATTTTCATCATCCAACGTTTCCAGCTGATCTTGCTCCACTGTAGTAATAACAAGAATTTTCAACTTGGGCATTTTCCGGTGAACTAAATCCACAATTCCTTCATGATTATCGGAATGATAGCTTCCATTGAAATGCAAAAAAGCGCCCTCTTTAGGAAAGTTTAGCATAATAAAATGAGCCATTGTGGCGTCTTTTGCCGCTTGGGCATCCACTATATACGCAGGTCCATGACCACCGGAAGCCATCGCCATGCTTTGCATCGACTTGTAGCAGGACAAACTGGTATCGTAAAGAATGGGAAGAGGGGCAAAATACCTTTTTGCATCAGCCGAGAACGAGTTCAGAATAAACAATCCATCCTTACCTACGGCTGCGGCATACCGTCTAGGTATATTGGTAGCCACAAAACGCAATTTATTCGCCAGCGCAAATTCCACGAGCGGCTTATAATCGGTTTTATAGTTGGGCCAAAACCGTCCGTCCGCTTCAAACTTCTGGATAGGTATTCGTTTCTCGAGTAGTTCATCTAGCAAAAGTTGGTTGTCGGCCTCAAACATTTCAGCACCAAGAACCAAATTACTACTAAAGCGCTTCTGCATAGATACGGCAAGTTCCAATTCCAGCCAATGAGCAATTGCGCTGTTATGGAGTTCACCAAAAAACACTACATCAGAATTATTGGCCTGTTCGGCCAGTATTTCGAAAGACACAATACTAGCCTTGGAGTTAAATATTCTATAGGGCACAACCTCCTGTGCCTGAATAACAATCGCCAATAATGAAAGAATAAGCGAAGCAACCATTTTCTTCATAAGGACACGTTTTAATTTACTTGTTAGATACTTTAAGACCAATCCCTGTTAACCAAATCAAGACAAAAGTAACGACACCATTGTATATCAACAATTCGAATCCGATAGCAAACAAGTATGTAGCACCAAAACAGAGTATGGGCGCAAGCACCGCCGCCACGGGAACGAGGTAGTCCCTCACCCTTCGTTTGGTCAACACCCCAAATGCGTATAGGCCCAACAGAGGTCCATAGGTATAACCCGCAACGGTGTAAATTGCCTTTATCACCGCCTCATTGTTAATGGCCTTAAAGAGCAGAATTATGGCAATGAGTAGGAGCGACATCCCGAGGTGAACCATTGTCCGAATGCGCTTCAGTCTAGTTTCGTCATACTTGCCGGCTCCTAAAATATCGACAGTAAAAGATGTAGTTAGGGCTGTTAGCGCAGAATCGGCACTGGAGTATGCCGCAGCAATTACCCCTACTACAAAGGTTACCCCAAGAGTCGCGTGCAGATACCCCCCGGTGGCAATGAGCGGGAATAGTTTATCGGTTTTAGCCGGGATATCGAGTCCTATCCTTTGGGCATAAAGAACCAAGAGCACGCCCATCGACATAAATATGAGATTGATTGGAACAAACATTAAGCTGTACCAATACATGTTTTTTTTGGCATCGGACAAACTCCTACAGCTAAGATTCTTTTGCATTTGATCCTGATCAAGTCCTGTCATGACAATAGGAATAAAAACTCCTGCTAGAAATTGTTTCCAGAAGTAGAGTTTACTCATGGGATCGTCGAAGAACCAAACTCTAGAATACTTGCTGTTGTGGACTGCATCTACCATTTGTCCAAAGGAGAAACCCATGGCGTTTGACACCAACACTAAACATAGCACAACTGCGGTGAGCATTGCAAAAGTTTGAACCAGATCGGTCCAAATAATAGTCTTAACCCCGCCCTTATAAGTGTAGAGATAGATCAGTCCAATTGTTACTGAAACAGAAACCCAGAAAGGAACACCAACCTTATCGAAAATGACTGTTTGAAGGACGATTGCCACAATATACAATCGAAATGCAGAACCTATCGATCGACTAAGCAGGAAGAAGAGCGCACCCGTTTTATAGGAAAAAAAACCAAATCTTGATTCGAGGTAGGAGTATATTGAAGTGAGATTTAATCGATAGTAGAGCGGCAGCAGCACATTGGCAACCACCAAATAACCAACGAGAAAACCCAAAACCATTTGCAAATAGGAGAACTGTTCAGTGTAAACAGCCCCAGGCACCGAAATGAAGGTAACCCCGGAAATGGAAGTTCCGATCATCCCAATGGCGATAATATACCAAGGAGATTTTCGCGTCCCACCAAAAAAACTCTTACTATCGACCTTTCGAGTGGTTAGGTAGGAGATTCCGACAAGAACAACAAAATAAAAAACTATAATAAAGCTAACCAACAGAGGCGACATAGAAATACTTTTTTTAACAAAGAAAACATATTTACCCAAAACACCCAACTTGGATTTAAAACAAACCTCATGAGTATTCATTATACCGATGATCAAAGAACACCTCAGGAAATTCGAATACCTTTTCTTACCCGATTATTCAACCATTATTGATAAATTTGCAGCGGTAAAACAACGGGATGAGACATAGCGGGTGATGTATCATCGTCGGAAGAAGCAAAAAAAAGAATAGTAAGCAACCGTAATTTCAGCAATATACTAATACCTTTTCATGTGAATCTCATCAACTTTCCATCCAAACATCTTGAAAATGCTGTAGAGGAATTATCAAAACTCCCTGGTGTTGGAAAAAAAACCGCTTTGCGATTAGCACTCCACCTTCTTAAGCAACCGCAGGAAGATGTAGAACGGTTTGGCCGCTCAGTAATTGAAATGCGCACCCAAACCCAATACTGCTCCTTGTGCCACAATATTTCCGATTCAGAGACCTGTAGCATTTGCGCATCGCCGCGCCGCGATCATAGTTTGGTGTGCGTAGTAGAATCAGTACGTGATGTCATGAGCATAGAAAACACAGGGAGTTTCAGCGGAGTATACCATGTCCTTGGAGGTATTATCTCGCCGATGGAAGGCGTAGGCCCATCCGATTTAAAGATTGATTCATTGGTCAACAAAATTGCGAGCGGAACCGTAAAAGAGATAATTTTAGCACTTAGCACTACGATGGAAGGAGAAACAACTAATTTTTATATCTTTAGAAAAATTAGAAACCACTCGGTAACGGTTACAACTATTGCCCGAGGAATTGGCTTTGGAGACGAGTTGGAGTACACCGATGAGGTTACCCTGAGCCGCTCCATAAAAAACAGGATACTTTTTGACGCAGGGACAAATACGCTATAGTCCCAGAAATGATTTGAACATGAAAAACGTTTTTTTTATATTCCTTCTACTTTCTAGCCTGGTAGGAACATCCTATGGGCAAGACTACGAATCGGCGCTAAAAACCGGTTTTGAAAAAATCGATAAAAAAGATTTTAAGGGAGCCATCGAGGACTTTAAAATTGCACTAAAATCGAAACCAGGCGATTTAGATGCCACCTACGGACTAATTGCGAGCAACCTCTTTTCCGACAACATAAAGGAGGCTCAAAGTTTGCTTTCCAGCGCGTTAGTCGGAAACCCTAACTATGCAGGTTTTTTGCTGGCGCAAGCAATCATCAGCATTAAGAAAAACGAACTTGACAATGCCATCTCCTTTCTAGATAAGGCTGCCGAGCAAAACAATAAAACATTCGAGGAACAAATAATACTCAACCGAGGTTCCCTGAAAGTTAAAAGGGAAGATTATGAAGGAGCCCTTGCCGACTTTAACAAACTTCTTGCGATAAACCCTAGCAACGGTGGTGCCTATAGCAATATCGGAATTCTCTACTATAAGCAAGAGAAGTATAAAGAGGCAATAACCAGTTTCGACCAAGCCCTTGAAATAGATCCATCAAACACCATTGCACTCTACAATAGAGGTATGTGCTACTACAAACAAGATATTAAACCGGAAGCTTGCCTAGATTTTCATCACTCCTGCCGCCTAAACAATACAAATGCGTGCAAGATGATCATTACTTATTGCACAAAACAGGTTAAGTAACGAACCCATTCCAATACATTTAAAAGCATTGCCTCCAAGGTAATGCTTTTTTCATTTAGGTATTACTAAAGACATCTATTCCAATTTATAAGCCAGCAGATTACTACAAAAACCGACACCCAAACGCGAATATGTTTTGAAACACTTTCACTAAAAATGAAATAAAAGTAAAATATTTGGTAATAAAAATAACAATTTGCAACTTCGAACCGTAATAACTATCAATTATGGAAGTCAAATAGTGATTTTCTTTGACAATTCGAAAGCAAACCATCATAAAAAGAACAATCATGATAAGCGATTTAAACAAGATTTGGTCGGACAGTGGTAAGGAAATGAAGAAATCTGCAATTAGAGAATTGCTGAAACTTACACAACGACCTGACATCCTTTCTTTTGCAGGTGGGCTTCCTGCTCCAGAAACATTCCCAATAGAGCAGCTAAAAGAGATTACTGCTGAAGTTTATGATAACGAGGGAGCACAAGCACTTCAGTATGGAGCAACCGAAGGAGACGGAAAACTTCGCAAAATATTGGTTGAGAGATACAAGAACCAAGGCCTTAATATTAGTATTGACAACCTAATTATACTAACATCATCCCAACAAGGTCTCGATTTAGTTCCAAAGATATTTATAAATCGAGGTGACAAAATCATTTGCGGGCTTCCCTCCTACCTTGGCGCTTTGCAATCGTTCCATAATTATGGTGCACAAATGGTAGGCATCAGTTTAGACGAGCATGGTATGCGCAGCGACTTGCTCGGTCAAAAATTGGAAGAGATGAAGCAGAATGGCGAAAAGCCAAAGTTTGTTTACATCATCCCCGATTTCCAAAATCCAGCCGGCATTACGATGCCCGAATGGCGTAGAAAAGAGATCATTGTTCTCTGTCAAAAATATGATGTATTAATATTAGAAGACAGCCCATACCGCGAAATCCGCTTCGAAGGTGCGCCTCAAAAAACCATCTTCGAACTCGATAATGCCAATAATGTCATATTGCTAGGAACGTTCTCAAAGATATTTGTTCCAGGGTTCCGTATTGGTTGGGTAATTGCCAACGAAGCGATTATAGACAAGATCGTTATGGCGAAGCAGGCAACAGACCTCTGCACACCACCTTTCCTACAAAAGATTTCCGCCAACTACCTTGAGAAGGGCTACTTTGATCAGAATCTTGGTAACATCATCTCCATTTACCGCAAAAAGCGCGATGCCATGCTTTCGGCACTGAGCGAGTATATGCCCGAGGGAGTGAGCTGGACCAAACCAGAGGGAGGACTATTCCTGTTTATCACACTTCCGAGCCATATGGATGCTGAAAAACTTTTTGAGATTGCCATTAAAGAGAATGTTGCGTTTGTTCTTGGAAGCGTATTCCATTGCGATGGTAGTGGAAGAAACACCCTTCGTATGAACTTCTCCTACATGAGCGAGGAGCAGAACAAGGAAGGCGTCCGTCGATTAGCCAATGCGGTTAAAAAACTTATGTAATAATTCAACACAACGATAAAGGAAACTACCCGACCGATTAGGTTGGGTAGTTTTTTTTTACATTTACGGCATGAAGCTTTCCATTATCATTGTCAGCTATAACGTTAAACACTTCCTCGACCAGTGCCTACAAACTGTTCAAGCAGCAACGGCAGGTCTTGATGCAGAAGTATTTGTAGTTGATAACTTATCTGGTGACGGATCCTGCGAAATGGTTCGGGAAAAACACCCTTGGGTAAACCTTATCGAAAATAAGCAAAATACTGGCTTTGCAGTTGCCAACAACCAAGCAATACAGCTTTCGAAAGGAGAGTATATACTACTGTTGAACCCCGATACGCTGGTTCAGGAACAAACATTTTCGAAGTGCATTGATTTCATGGATAGCCATCCGGATGCGGGGGCAATGGGCGTAAAAATGATTGATGGCAAGGGGAACTACCTGCCCGAGTCGAAGCGAGGACTTCCCACACCTGCAGTAGCATTCTACAAAATCTCCGGCATCATAAAATTAAGGCCAAGATCGGCTCGATTTGCCAAATACTACATGGGGCATCTTCCTGCCGACAAAACAAATGAGGTGGAGATTCTGGCTGGAGCCTTTATGTTTATGCGCATGAAAACGCTCAACATAGCAGGTTTACTCGACGAAGATTTCTTTATGTATGGCGAAGATATCGACCTTTCCTACCGAATATTGAAGGCTGGGTATAAAAACTACTACTTCGCGGAAACATCCATAATTCATTACAAAGGGGAAAGCACAAAAAAAGGGAGCATAAACTACGTAATGGTATTCTACAAGGCGATGATCTTGTTTGCGCAAAAACATTTCTCCTCCGGAGATGCCCAACTTTATACCTCAGCAATTCGCTTTGCGATTTACCTCCGAGCACTAATTTCTCTAATAAAGAGAGGACTTACCAAAATCATCCTGCCATTGCTCGACAGCCTAACGGCGTCCATAGGTTATTTAACCATTACACACGTCTGGGGTTCTAACATGAAGGGTGTTCCATTTCCCACAAACCTCACCAACCCATTCCTTGCCGGGATTATTATTATTTTTCTGCTATCCATATTTCTTAGTGGAGGGTATGACCGACCTCTTCGGCTGAACAAGGTATGGAAAGGAGTCGTAATCGCGGCGATTACCATACTCCTATTCTACAATTTTTTACCCGAGAAATTTCGATTTTCAAGAGCAATTATTGCGTCAAGCGCCACAATCATACTCTTGTTGATCCCAACCATGAGGATTGTTGCCGGAAAAATCCTTGGAAAAGGATTCATTCCGCTTAAACCAAAAAAAATCAAAAAAATAATCGTTGCCGATACAAATGAAACGGATAGGATTAACAAACTGCTGGAACTATCAGGAGCACAAGGTGAAGTAAGTCAGTTTAACCCAACCCAAATCAATTATAACTTCGATCAACAACTACTAATACTTAAGGAGAAAATAAGGGTACAAAAGATTGATGAAGTAATTTTTTCCGCCAACGACTTATCTACTACCGATATTATAACATTGATGCTGCAGCTATCATCGCTCAATTGCGATTTCAAAATTGCACCCACAAAAGGGTTGTCCCTTATTGGCAGCAACTCAATTGAAACTGCAGGTGATCTTTACACTATTGGGCAAGAAACGCTAGCATCTACAACAAACCGAAGGCTAAAAAGAATTATTGACTTTAGTTTCGGACTTTTCTTTTTATCAACCATTCCTCTTTGGCTTCCAGTAAACAAAAAGCCTAAAACTTTCTTATTTCGTATTCTAAAATTACTTATTGGAAAAGAAACAGTAGTGGGTTACCTCCACAACGACCCTCAACTAAAACTACTCCCTAACCTAAAACATGGGATTATATCACCTAGCAATGCCCTATCTATTAATACTGAAAATGCACACACAACAAATTTAATGTATGCAAAAAACTATACTGCTGCGGGAGACATCTTAATTATCCTAAAGAGTTTTCCTAACCTTATTAAAGGAAACTTTTAAGGGTTAACATTGAACAAAACCTCCTAGTTATTCTTTATTAGGTAGAAAAAAGAAAGCCAGCACAATGAGAAATATTGAGGTAATCCTCCCTGCCATGGGTGAAGGAATAATAGATGCAACTATTACAAAATGGTTAGTAGCCCTTGGCCAAAATGTAGAAGAGGATACACCTATTGTTGAAATAGCTACAGACAAAGTCGATTCTGAAATACCCGCTCCTGCTGCTGGCAAACTAACGTCAGTATTATTTAAGGAGGGAGAAATACCTAAAGTTGGCCAAGTAATTGCGATAATTGAGGTAGAAGGAGAAGAGGACACACCTATTGCTTCGAAAGTTAATTCAAAAACTTCAGAGGTAATATCACCAACAAGTTCTATTCCAGAGAATAAAAGTGCGGGTACAACCCAACCTATCAGCTCCGATATTTTCCTTTCACCATTGGTTCGGAGTATTGCCAAGGAAGAAAATGTGTCGAATGCAGAAATGGCAACCGTTAGAGGAAGCGGCGTGGATGGCAGAGTCACAAAGGAGGACATGCTCAGTTTCCTAAAAAGCAGGCATATTGCTCCCACAAAAACAACTCAAAACAAGCCAACCCCAGCACAGCCGACAAAGTCGTCAGAAAATTTACAGGAAATAGAAGTAGTTCCAATGGATCGTATGCGAAAGATCATTGCCGATCACATGGTAATGTCAAAGCAAACGTCGCCCCACGTAACCAGTTTTATAGATGTGGATTTAACCGGAATCGTTAAATGGCGAGATCGTGTTAAGAATGATTTCCAGAAAAAGGAAGGACAAAAACTCACCTACACACCCATATTTTTCGAAGCCATTGCTAAGGCGATAAAAGAATTTCCTGGGATTAATGCTTCTGTTGATGGTGACCGGATTCTACTCAAGAAAAGGATCAATTTGGGAATGGCAACAGCGCTACCCAGTGGCAACTTGATAGTTCCCGTGATAAAAAATGCAGAACACTTAAGCCTCACTGGTATGGCATTTGCGGTAAACGATCTTGCCGAAAGAGCCCGAAACAACAACTTACTGCTCGATGAAATTCAAGGCGGTACCTTTACCGTCACAAACCTTGGAGCGTTTGACACACTAGCAGGAACACCCATAATTAATCAGCCGCAAGTGGCCATTTTAGCCATCGGTGCTATCAAAAAAACACCCGTTGTGATTGAATCGGAGTTGGGCGACACCATAGGAATACGATCCATCGCCATACTTTCGCTTGCCTACGACCACCGCGTGGTGGATGGTGCACTAGGAGGAATGTTTCTGCGACGAATTAAAACACTGCTCGAACAGTTCGACACCAACCGAACTTACTAAGATAATCGACCGACAAAAATAACCTTGTCGGTCGAATTTTTTTGTAGCCATAATCAAAAACAAACAGGATCAACGGCTTACTACGATTGTTACTTCGAACTAAAATAAAATAATTAATCTTCGAGGAGAACAGCTGTACACCCTCCAATCATTGAGGATGTATAAAAAAAGAGGAATAGATCTCCGCCCATTGTATTGTAATAATTGAATATATATTTTCATTAGATAAATCTTTTTCCCATTTTTGTTCTCGTAAGGAAACATTTAAGCGATGCATTAAATCAAAATATCAAGAAGGTGGGGCGATCGACTGTTTCAATTTGTATCCTATTTTTCATTAATATATCCCTCGGGTTTTCCCAGAAAGAATCATACTACAAGCGTGTATTTGTAGATGCGGAGTACTATGTACTATACGAGGAATATAGGGATGCGCTTCCCTTGTACAA
This window contains:
- a CDS encoding glycosyltransferase family 2 protein, which translates into the protein MKLSIIIVSYNVKHFLDQCLQTVQAATAGLDAEVFVVDNLSGDGSCEMVREKHPWVNLIENKQNTGFAVANNQAIQLSKGEYILLLNPDTLVQEQTFSKCIDFMDSHPDAGAMGVKMIDGKGNYLPESKRGLPTPAVAFYKISGIIKLRPRSARFAKYYMGHLPADKTNEVEILAGAFMFMRMKTLNIAGLLDEDFFMYGEDIDLSYRILKAGYKNYYFAETSIIHYKGESTKKGSINYVMVFYKAMILFAQKHFSSGDAQLYTSAIRFAIYLRALISLIKRGLTKIILPLLDSLTASIGYLTITHVWGSNMKGVPFPTNLTNPFLAGIIIIFLLSIFLSGGYDRPLRLNKVWKGVVIAAITILLFYNFLPEKFRFSRAIIASSATIILLLIPTMRIVAGKILGKGFIPLKPKKIKKIIVADTNETDRINKLLELSGAQGEVSQFNPTQINYNFDQQLLILKEKIRVQKIDEVIFSANDLSTTDIITLMLQLSSLNCDFKIAPTKGLSLIGSNSIETAGDLYTIGQETLASTTNRRLKRIIDFSFGLFFLSTIPLWLPVNKKPKTFLFRILKLLIGKETVVGYLHNDPQLKLLPNLKHGIISPSNALSINTENAHTTNLMYAKNYTAAGDILIILKSFPNLIKGNF
- a CDS encoding dihydrolipoamide acetyltransferase family protein, which encodes MRNIEVILPAMGEGIIDATITKWLVALGQNVEEDTPIVEIATDKVDSEIPAPAAGKLTSVLFKEGEIPKVGQVIAIIEVEGEEDTPIASKVNSKTSEVISPTSSIPENKSAGTTQPISSDIFLSPLVRSIAKEENVSNAEMATVRGSGVDGRVTKEDMLSFLKSRHIAPTKTTQNKPTPAQPTKSSENLQEIEVVPMDRMRKIIADHMVMSKQTSPHVTSFIDVDLTGIVKWRDRVKNDFQKKEGQKLTYTPIFFEAIAKAIKEFPGINASVDGDRILLKKRINLGMATALPSGNLIVPVIKNAEHLSLTGMAFAVNDLAERARNNNLLLDEIQGGTFTVTNLGAFDTLAGTPIINQPQVAILAIGAIKKTPVVIESELGDTIGIRSIAILSLAYDHRVVDGALGGMFLRRIKTLLEQFDTNRTY